In Peromyscus eremicus chromosome 2, PerEre_H2_v1, whole genome shotgun sequence, a single genomic region encodes these proteins:
- the LOC131904005 gene encoding succinyl-CoA:3-ketoacid coenzyme A transferase 2A, mitochondrial, which translates to MAALRLLAWALPRGVSARRLQPALPHRLGLRFASDRCGRVRFYKDPVKAVEGVKDGSTVMLGGFGLCGIPENLIGALKTKGVKDLKIVSSNVGVDDFGLGILLASKQVTRVVCSYLGENALCEQLYLAGEVDLEMTPQGTLAERIRAGGAGVPAFYTPTGYGTLVQEGGAPIRYSPDGHLVTLSQPREVREFNGRHYLLEHAIRADFALVKGWKADRSGNVIFRGSARNFNVPMCKAADVSVVEVEEIVDVGSFAPEDIHIPNIYVDRVIKGPKYEKRIERLTTCDSPPSTMNKKQAEARTRIIKRAALEFEDGMYANLGIGIPVLASNFISPKMTVYLHSENGILGLGPFPSKKDVDPDIINAGKQTVTVIPGGCFFASDDSFAMIRGGHIQLTMLGAMQVSKYGDLANWMVPGKKVKGMGGAMDLVSSDKTKVVVTMEHCTKTKQPKIMEKCTMPLTGKRCVDLIITEKAVFSVDRKKGLTLTELWEGSSVDDVKATTACPFKVSPNLKPMQQIKPDA; encoded by the coding sequence ATGGCGGCGCTGAGGCTTCTGGCGTGGGCGCTCCCCCGCGGGGTCTCCGCCCGCCGCCTACAGCCCGCGCTGCCCCACCGCCTTGGCCTCCGCTTTGCTAGCGACCGCTGCGGGCGTGTCCGCTTCTACAAGGACCCGGTGAAGGCGGTGGAGGGCGTCAAGGACGGGTCCACCGTCATGCTCGGGGGCTTCGGGCTCTGCGGCATCCCCGAGAACCTGATCGGCGCACTGAAGACCAAGGGCGTGAAGGACCTGAAGATCGTCAGCAGCAACGTGGGCGTGGATGACTTCGGCCTGGGCATCCTGCTGGCCTCCAAGCAGGTCACGCGCGTGGTGTGCTCGTACCTGGGGGAGAACGCTCTGTGCGAGCAGCTGTACCTGGCGGGCGAGGTGGACCTGGAGATGACGCCTCAGGGCACCCTGGCCGAGCGCATCCGCGCAGGTGGCGCCGGCGTGCCCGCCTTCTACACGCCTACCGGCTACGGCACGCTGGTGCAGGAAGGGGGCGCCCCCATCCGGTACTCGCCCGACGGCCACCTGGTCACCCTGAGCCAGCCGCGGGAGGTGCGCGAGTTCAACGGCCGCCACTACCTGCTGGAGCACGCCATCCGCGCCGACTTCGCCCTGGTCAAGGGCTGGAAGGCCGACCGCTCGGGCAACGTGATCTTCCGGGGCAGCGCGCGCAACTTCAACGTGCCCATGTGCAAGGCCGCGGACGTCtcggtggtggaggtggaggagatCGTGGACGTGGGCTCTTTCGCCCCGGAGGACATCCACATCCCCAACATCTACGTGGACCGCGTGATCAAGGGGCCGAAGTACGAGAAGCGCATCGAGCGCCTGACCACGTGCGACAGCCCGCCCTCGACCATGAACAAGAAACAGGCCGAAGCCAGGACACGCATCATCAAGCGCGCGGCTCTCGAGTTCGAGGACGGCATGTATGCCAATCTGGGCATCGGGATCCCTGTCCTGGCCAGCAACTTCATCAGCCCCAAGATGACGGTCTACCTGCACAGTGAAAACGGGATCCTGGGCTTGGGCCCGTTCCCCTCGAAAAAAGACGTGGATCCCGACATCATTAACGCGGGCAAGCAGACAGTGACCGTGATTCCCGGGGGCTGTTTCTTCGCCAGCGATGACTCTTTTGCCATGATCCGCGGGGGACACATCCAACTGACCATGCTCGGTGCCATGCAGGTTTCCAAATACGGTGACCTGGCCAACTGGATGGTGCCAGGCAAGAAGGTGAAGGGCATGGGCGGGGCCATGGACTTGGTGTCCAGTGACAAGACCAAAGTGGTGGTCACCATGGAGCACTGCACCAAGACAAAGCAGCCCAAAATCATGGAGAAATGCACCATGCCGCTGACCGGCAAGCGCTGCGTGGACCTCATCATCACCGAGAAGGCTGTGTTTAGTGTGGACCGGAAAAAGGGGCTGACGCTGACGGAGCTGTGGGAGGGCTCGTCGGTGGACGACGTCAAGGCCACCACAGCCTGCCCCTTTAAGGTGTCCCCCAACCTCAAGCCCATGCAGCAGATCAAACCTGATGCTTGA